In the genome of Melospiza melodia melodia isolate bMelMel2 chromosome 20, bMelMel2.pri, whole genome shotgun sequence, the window CCTTGAGCTGGGAACTGCTCCCTTGAGCTGGAAATTGCAGTCTTGAGCTGGGACCTCTTTCCTTGAGCTGGGGAGTCCTTCCCTGAACTGGAAAGTCTTTCCttgagctgggagctgctcccctgAGCTGGAAATTGCACTCTTGAGCTTGGAAGTCTTTCCTTGAGCTGGGAAGTCTTTCCTTGAACTGGAAATTGCACTCCTGAAGTGGGACCTCCTTCCTTTGAGCTGGGAAGTCCTTCCTTGTGCTTTCCTTCAGTTGGCAACTGCTCCTTTGAGCTGGGAGTTGCTCCCTTGAGCTAGGAAGTCCTTGCTTGACCTGGAAAGTCCTTCCTTGAGCTGGGAAGTGCTCCCTTGAGCTGGAAATTGCACTTTTAAAGTGGGACCCCCTTCCTTGAGCTGAGAAGTCCTTCCTTGAGCTGGGAGGTCGTTCCTTGAACTGGAAAGTCCTTCCTTGAGCTGGGAACTGCTCCCTTGAGCTGGGAACTGCTCCCTTGAGCTGGGAACTGCTCCCTTGAGCTGGGAATTGCACTCTTGAGCTGGGAATTGCACTCTTGAGCTGGGAATTGCTCCCTTGAGCTGGGAATTGCACTCTTGAGCTGGGAACTGCTCCTTTGAGCTGGGAACTGCTCCCTTGAGCTGGGAATTGCTCCTTTGAGCTGGGAACTGCTCCTGTGAGCTGGGAGTTGCTCCCTTGAGCTGGGAATTGCACTCTTGAGCTGGGAATTGCTCCCTTGAGCTGGGAACTGCTCCCTTGAGCTGGGAACTGCTCCCTTGAGCTGGGAACTGCTCCCTTGAGCTGGGAATTGCTCCCTTGAGCTGGGAACTGCTCTCTTGAGCTGGGAATTGCTCCCTTGAGCTGGGAATTGCTCCCTTGAGCTGGGAATTGCTCCCTTGAGCTGGGAATTGCTCCCTTGAGCTGGGAATTGCTCCCTTGAGCTGGGAATTGCTCCCTTGAGCTGGGAACTGCTCCTTTGAGCTGGGAATTGCACTCTTGAGCTGGGAACTGCTCCCTTGAGCTGGGAATTGCTCCGCTCCCTTGAGCTGGGAGTTGCACTCTTGAGCTGGGAATTGCACCCTTGAGCTGGGAGTTGCTCCCTTGAGCTGGGAGTTGCTCCCTTGAGCTGGGAGTTGCTCCCTTGAGCTGGGAACTGCTCCCTTGAGCTGGGAACTGCTCCCTTGACCTGGGAACTGCTCCCTTGACCTGGGAACTGCTCCCTTGAGCTGGGAACTGCTCCCTTGAGCTGGGAACTGCTCCCTTGAGCTGGGAACTGCTCCCTTGAGCTGGGAACTGCTCCCTTGACCTGGGAACTGCTCCCTTGACCTGGGAACTGCTCCCTTGAGCTGGGAACTGCAGTCTTGAGCTGGTGACCCCGCTCCTTGCAGGAAGAGATGTCGGGAGAGAGCGTGGTGAGCTCAGCAGTGCCGGCGGCCGCGACGCGCACGACGTCCTTCaaggggagcagccccagctccaagTACGTGAAGCTGAACGTGGGGGGAGCCCTGTACTACACCACCATGCAGACCCTGACCAAGCAGGACACCATGCTCAAGGCCATGTTCAGCGGGCGCATGGAGGTGCTCACGGACAGTGAAGGTGAGGATTGGGGTGTTCCTGGTGCTCTCCACGTCCTTCCTGGGCTGGGAAAGTCACAGGGGTTGTGGGAAGGTCAGAGGAACTTCTGTTGGTAGGGTGAAGGTAAGGACTGGGGTGTTCTTGGTGTCCTCCACGTCCCTTCTGGGCAGGGAAAGTCACAGCAATCATGGGAAGGTCAGAGGAACATCTGTTGGTAGGGTGAAGTGAGGATTAGGATGTTCCTGATGCTCTCCATGCCTTTCCTGGGCAGGGAAAAGTCACATTTGTAACCCTATTTGTAGGGTTGGAAGGATGGAGGATCTCTCCTGCAAGGCagggttgggattgttcagcctggacaaaaggcaggtttgaggtgacctaattgtggccttccagtgctTGAAGGAGCCACAAGAACCACAGGGAGAATATTTATAagatatttatataataatatatttatgtatttataagatatttatataatatttaaaGATTTCATCCcaatatctaatccaaacctattctcttgtcctgctctggagtggcaggacaagggAATAGATTTGGATTAGATTTTGGGATGAAATCtttaaatattatataaattGGATTAGATATTGGGATGAaatctttccctgtgagggtggggaggccctggagggtgcccaaagcagctgtggctgcccctggatctctggaaatgtcccaggccaagctggacagggcttggagcagcctgggacagtgggaggtgtccctgcccatggcaaggagtgAACTAAATAATCTTCAAGGCCTAAATAATCTTCAATCTTCAATCTCCCAGCCCAACCCATGCTGttgttccatgattccatgattatacaGCTGGGAAAAATGTGGAACAAAAGACAAGGATGACCTGAGTGGTTTCCTGAGCAGCAGAAGGACACTAAGAAGTGCCAAAGGTCCTGTCAGGCCCAGGTGACACGTGGAGCATCTTTTCCTTTCAGAACACTGACAATGAAGCTCTGAAGCCCATGGAAAAAGGTGGAGATGGTGATTAGGAATCTTTGAGTTGGGATTTGTGTGTCCTCTTGGAAGCTCAGGATGCCATTCCCTCTTCTTGTCTCCTtgtttataaataaaatataaaacaagCTCTGAACATAGGTATAAATGAGTTAaaagctgatttttaaaaatgaaagaattttCTTGTGGGACTTGACAGCTGATTTCCCTAAAACAGAACCAGTTGCAGGATTTTCAGAAAATTCAAAATTTTATCTCCACATTCCCACGTGGTGGGTGTGCCAGACTTTAATTGGAAGCTCAGCTTTATTTTCACTCTGTTATTTTACCCATAACAATATTTAAGAACCTTTGTCTTTAACTGCAGCCTCTGCAAAGCTGATCCTGGAGCTTCAAACACCTCCCTTGGGATTAGTTAATTATTATTAGAAAATTTTGTTTGAATTTGCTGAAAATAGAGAAAATACAGTACAAGATGGACTGAGTTTTGAGTGCTTTAAAACAATCTGTTTGGAGGTTTATGATAAGCTTTCCTGAGATAAAATGAAGTGgatttgaagggaaaaaaatgtaaaaatagaGCCTGATTAGCTGAATATTCCTGGTTTAGCCAAAAGTCTTTATATTTAAGCTGGGGAAAACAAAGCTGTGTTGTTCCAGGTGTAATCCCAGGCCAGGATAAAGCAGGAATGTGGATGCTGTGATTTGGATCAAAGGGCCTCTGGGATGCTTATCCTGGACACAGACCATGGAGGTTGCATTGATAAAGTCAGTCTGTGTGTCAAATTTGGGAAAAAACTCAAGTGGGAATCAACACTGGGTCCAATTTGGGAAAAAATCTGTCAAATGTGAATGAACACCTTGACTGGGAACACTGGAGCACTGGAAATGTTGTGAACATTCTCCCTTTGCTAAACTTGGGCTGGATCTTCCTGTCCCTCCCTGAAGCTGCTGGGCTGAATTTGATAATTCCAGACTTCCTGTGCTTGCAAATGGATTGGAAATTCCAAATTCATTTTGGAAACTCACCCTGGCCTGATCCCAATGGGGTTGGGAGATGAACCCAGGAGGGTTGGGACATCCCATTCCCAGGGCTCAGAGGCTCTGCAAGTGCTGTTTGCACCCCAAATCTCAGGATAACTGCAGTTTCTCCCACTAAAATACCAGTTTGGGATGTAAAACCCCAAGTTTGTTTTGCTGTGACTCCCACAGTGTGTGTGTGGGATTGTTCCATGGAACCAGTTTGTGTTTTAAGAGGAATTTGATACTTCCTGTATGTTGTAACACAGACACTCCCATTGCAGCAGTTCTTGCTTTATCTCCCCTTGCCTGGAAACTGGGACAATAGCACTGGGGCTGCTAAAGGAAACACTTTTTATCTGGAATTCTTCAAAATCCTCCTCAGTGGTCACACCCTAAACCTGGCACCAAACAAAATGTTTCTTAGGGAAAGAAGCCAAGCTTGGGGAGCAACTGGAAGGAGTTGGGTTTAACCAGTCTGGAATTTGGGTCCTGCTCTGTGTCTGGGATTCAGATCCCAGCTGAACAATTCCAAcctgctgctcctcaggctgGAGAGAACAGGCTGGGCTTCTCTGCCTGTGGGTGGCAGATGATTGTTTTCAGCTTAGAAATTATTGATGAACTGTAGCAAATCAGCACATTTGGAACATTTCCTTGGATGGTAATGAGCAGGGAGAAGGATGTGAGTTTTCCAGGTGCATCCACCTATTTCCAATTCTCCTTTTTCCCCTGACTCCCTGCTGCTGTTGATGGGGAAGCTATTCCTGGTCCAGCTGCTGATAAGAGAGTGGAGCCTCAGGCAGTGTCCAGTGTCAGGCTCCTGTTTCACCTGCCAGGGCTTGCTTGGAAAATAGCTGCTTTTAGCTGCAGCGTTGGGATCCTGTCCCTGAGGATTCCTGGAAGACAAAGATGGATTTTTAAGGGTGTGATGTGTCCATGGACAAAGGCAGTGAGGGGAGGGGGctctgagaccccacctgcagagctggcccagcacagggaggagctggagctgctggagagagcccacaggagacaccagcacggtgagagggatggagcagctctgctgggaggaaaggctgggattgttcagcctggagaagggaaggagctgGCAGAAATGAGGGAAAGGACTATttgcagggcctggagtgacaggaaaaGTGGGGATGGCTTCAAATTGCCAGAGGGCAGgaatagatgggatattgggaagaaatccaccctgtgagggtggtgagaggctggcatggaattcccagagaagctggggctgcctcatccctggaagtgtccaaggccagggcttggagcagcctgggatagtggaaggtggccctgcctCTGGtagggggctggaactggataaACTTTAAGTtctcttccatcccaaaccattccatgattccatacaGCCCATGGATTCTGTGTCCCTTCCTAAATGGATCACAGGATGTTTTTGGAGCTCTGCAATGAAGAAATGACTCCCAAAGACTCCAGCCCACTTGTTGGCTCTGCTGTGGCCGAGTGGCACCGGGGTCACTTCCCTGTGACTCATCTCCTTTGGGCTGCTGGGGGGAAGCAGAAGGGTTTTTAAAGCTCTTCTAGTGGTAGCTCTGATTTTGCAATGCTGCTGGAAGTGTTTTCTCATCCCCACATGAAAATGAGCAACTCTGCTTCAGTTTCACCATCTGTAAACATGAAGTTGCAGCAGATTTTTGCAGCCTATGAGGAATCATAGAGGAGTTTGGGGATGAGAATTCTGCTCTCAGCTTGCCCTTTACCTTCCTGTGTGCTCCAGTGAGCTTGGGAGGCAGCTGCATTTGTGGAATGGTTTGTTACCATGGCTTGTGCTTCCTCtttatcacagaatcccagaatggtttgggtaggaGAGGACTTTaaagctcaccttgttccacccctgccatgggcagagacacctttcactAAATCTCCCACTAAAATGGGATTTCTTGCTTTCCATACTCTGCACTGCCAAATGGGCTTTTTTCTGCTCTAGTTGGATTAGCCATTAGTCTGGATCAGTCCTTTCTTCCATCATTTCTTTCTCCAGTTTGTTGTTCCAGCCTGTAAAATCACACTTGGAGCACTTTGTGTTGTCTGTGTTCAGCAGgaatgagggagctgggaagcctGGAGTGAGCTGCTGCAGAGTGTCTCCTTTTCCCTCAGAAAGGGCCGTGTTCCCTCTCCAGACTGAACCAAATGTTCAGACTTTTCCTCGTAATTCCATTCATGCAGAGCACACAGGGGCTGCTTTAACCTACTTTCCTTATTTGTCCAAAATATGACTCCTTCCCCACAAGCGTTTCCTCACTGCATTCCTGAGCCTCAGCCTGTGAGAGTGGccatctgttcacccagggaaACTCCAGCCTTGGCACTGCCTGGCTTTTCCAGGGTCCAGCCTGATCCCAGCAGTGAGAGGTGAAGTGTGGATGCTGCACCCACAGCTTTGGTTGTAGCTCTTTTCttccctggagaagagaaggcttcagggagacctTGGAGTGCTTtgcagtgcctaaaggggctccaggagagctggaggagacTTTGGGCAAGGGCATGGAGGGACAagccaagggggaatggcttcccactgccagaggcaggtttagatgggatattgaggagaaattcttccctgtgaggggtggtggcaccctggcacagggtgtccagagaagctgtggctgccccatccctgggagtgtccaaggccaggttggatggggtttggagcagcctgggatggtggaaggtgtccctgcacatggatttacggtctcttcccacccagaccattctgtgatttccaTCAGCCTTGAACACCCTCAGTGCCtctctctgggcagggcagggtcaggggtTATTTTTACTCACCCTTCACAGACTCCTCAGCAGGAACACATGAATATATTCCCAgggactggatgggatttaagttcccttccaacccaaaccattccatgattctcctCCCACCACAATCCCAAGCTCCAGCTGTGCCACGCTCTGCTCACATTCCCCATTCCATCCTCCCACTCCCAGTTCCACCATGTCCTTCACCAGTTTGCTCTGCCAAGGCCTTTTGCCACATTGATCTCAGCTTGTGCTCACTGTGGCCTcgctgtgtccccaggctggatccTGATTGACCGCTGTGGGAAGCACTTTGGGACAATCCTGAACTACCTGCGGGACGGGGCCGTGCCGCTCCCGGAGAGCCGCCGCGAGATCGAGGAGCTGCTGGCTGAGGCCAAGTACTACCTGGTGCAGGGGCTGGTGGATGaatgccaggcagccctgcaggtgggcacGGGGCTCAGGGGCACCTGGGGTTgggcaggattttctcctggtcTTCGTGTGGGGATTTTGGAGgctgggatggaaatgggaatTGTTCGTGTTGTCCTCTGCTGGAGTCTGGTCACATCTAGGAGAACCAGCTCctttccagagctgctggagtCCTGTTGTGTTCTTTGTTATGCTCTGAGGTTCCCATCTTGGGTTTGATGCCGCTGGCACTGATGTCCTGTCTGAGAGAAGCCCCATTCCAGACCCTGCTGTTTAACTGGGCACAGGACATTCAGTGGTGGAGCACAGGAATGGACACCTCAGCTGTCCCTGGCCAgccacagctccccagggacaccacagggacagactgggcacTGACCCCTCAGCAGAGATCATTCCCAGGAAatgtggctgtgccagggagctgcTGTCACTCAGCTGCTGTTTGGTTCTTCTCCCACAGAACAAGGACACCTACGAGCCCTTCTGCAAGGTCCCGGTGATCACCTCCTCCAAAGAGGAGCAGAAGCTGATTGCAACCTCCAACAAGGTGAGAGAGACTGGGATGTGCCatggagagagctgggggtgtccaggctggagaggagaacctttggggagacctcagagctccttccagtgcctgaaggggctccaagagagctggagtgctggacaagggatggagtgacaggatAAGGATGATGCCTTTAAGCTGAAGGAgtgcagggttagatgggatatctggaaaaaaattcttccctgtgagggtggggaggccctggctcagggtgcccagagaagctgtggctgccccatctctggaagtgtccaaggccaggctggacagggcttggaggaaCCTGGGACAGGGAGTGCTGATGAGACAGAGGGAAGATAAGAATAGGTGAGGATCCAGTCCCAGAAGGGATCAGGAAGGATTGCAACCCCATTGCCAACCTGTGCATCACAGGTTTGCAGCAACAGCAGTAACACCACTGAAATCCCACTGGGAATTTGTTATTGCAGCTTTTCTGTGGGGCCTTGGGCTGAGCTGAGgttccagctctggctgtgctcactGAAACTCATCTGTGCTTTGTTTCTTACAGCCAGCAGTGAAGCTGCTCTATAACAGAAGCAACAACAAATATTCCTACACCAGGTAAGTGATTTCAGCTGGAATTGCTGGAAGTTTTTCATACACCAAAATCCACTATAAAagtttcctttttcttcccccaGACCCAATGACAGA includes:
- the KCTD10 gene encoding BTB/POZ domain-containing adapter for CUL3-mediated RhoA degradation protein 3 isoform X1, giving the protein MEEMSGESVVSSAVPAAATRTTSFKGSSPSSKYVKLNVGGALYYTTMQTLTKQDTMLKAMFSGRMEVLTDSEGWILIDRCGKHFGTILNYLRDGAVPLPESRREIEELLAEAKYYLVQGLVDECQAALQNKDTYEPFCKVPVITSSKEEQKLIATSNKPAVKLLYNRSNNKYSYTSNSDDNMLKNIELFDKLSLRFNGRVLFIKDVIGDEICCWSFYGQGRKIAEVCCTSIVYATEKKQTKVEFPEARIYEETLNILLYESQDGRGPDNALLEATGGAAGRSHHLEEDEERERIERVRRIHIKRPDDRAHLHQ
- the KCTD10 gene encoding BTB/POZ domain-containing adapter for CUL3-mediated RhoA degradation protein 3 isoform X2, giving the protein MSGESVVSSAVPAAATRTTSFKGSSPSSKYVKLNVGGALYYTTMQTLTKQDTMLKAMFSGRMEVLTDSEGWILIDRCGKHFGTILNYLRDGAVPLPESRREIEELLAEAKYYLVQGLVDECQAALQNKDTYEPFCKVPVITSSKEEQKLIATSNKPAVKLLYNRSNNKYSYTSNSDDNMLKNIELFDKLSLRFNGRVLFIKDVIGDEICCWSFYGQGRKIAEVCCTSIVYATEKKQTKVEFPEARIYEETLNILLYESQDGRGPDNALLEATGGAAGRSHHLEEDEERERIERVRRIHIKRPDDRAHLHQ